Genomic window (Deltaproteobacteria bacterium):
ATGGCATTTATTGGCCAAAATTAACGCATTTAATTTTAGATAAAATAGGTAAAAAACCAACGGACGTAAATCATTTTTTTATCACTCAGTTTAATGTGCAAAGTATTTACGAAACGTTAGATAAGCTGAATTTGCCCCACGAGAAAGCTCATTATATTATGGATAAATATGGTTATACAGGTAGTGCTTCTGTAGGAATGTGTTTAGCTGATGCCGTCAGAAAACATAAGTTGAAGAAAAAGGATCTCGTGATCATGCTTGGCTCAGGTGGCGGGATGTCCATGGCAGCTTTGGCTATGGAATGGGGATATGATACTTAAGGGGGCAGTTTATGAAAATGGAATTGGACTGGTTAAAAAAATGGAGTCAATATGCGCCTCACTCTGTGGCGATTAAAGATGGCGAAACAGGCAGGGAATATACCTACAAAAATGCCTATGAGCTCTCGATGCGTGGGGCTCATGTTTTAGAAAAAAAATATCAAATTCAGAGAAATGATCGGGTGGCCATTTTATCTACGAATGAGGTCGAGTATTATTTTTTATTTTTTGCCCTGCAACGGCTGGGGGCCATCATGGTGCCAGTCAATTTTAGATTAACTCAACGAGAAGTCGAACATATCGTTACAGATTGTTCTCCTAAACTCGTGATCTATCAAGAGGCCTATGAAGCGGCAGTAAAAAATCTTCCGACGAAGACTTCTTCGGGAGACTTGCAAACTTGTACATTATCAGCAATTTCCAGGGAGCTAGGATCTCTGGAGGCGAACTCTTCGGGTTATATGGAAGGTGTTCCTAAGAAAGAATTTGTTTCTGATCCGGAAGATGCCGCCATGATATTGTACACCTCGGGAACGACAGGAGCGCCCAAGGGAGCCTTGATTTCTTTCAAAATGTTATTTTGGAACTCCATAAACACAAGCCTTCGGTTAAATATTTCACAAAAAGATTGTACGATTATATTTCTTCCTTTTTTTCATACCGGTGGTTGGAATGTGCTCACGAACCCCTTTGTTCATCGAGGTGCTAAAATTGTGCTCTTGAAGAAGTTCGATGCGGATCAGATTTTAAATTTAGCGGCCAAAGAAAAAGCCACTATTTTATTTGGAGTTCCCACAACTATGGACATGATGGCAAGATCTGCCGCATTTAAAGATACGGATCTTTCAAATCTTCGCTATGCTATCGTCGGTGGAGAACCCATGCCCATTGACTTGATTCATACCTGGCATCGCAAAGGAATCCCGATAAGACAAGGTTATGGTCTAACAGAATTTGGTCCTAATGTATTTTCTTTAAATGAAGAAGATGCCATTCGAAAAATTGGTTCTATTGGTTTTACCAATTTTTATACCGAAGCCAAGGTTGTGGATGGTGACGGCAAAGAACTTGGTCCCAATGAAATTGGTGAGTTAGTCCTGCAAGGACCCATGTGCATGAATGGATATTGGAAAAATGAAAAGGCAACTAAAGAGACCCTCAAAGAGGGTTGGCTCTATACAGGGGATTTAGTTAAAAAAGATGAGGAAGGGTATTACTATGTTGTCGGCAGAAAAAAAGACATGTACAAATCTGGCGGCGAAAATGTCTACCCTACCGAAATAGAACAGGTCTTGCGCCATTACGAAGGCATCAAGGAAGTCGCCGTCCTTGGAGTTCCAGATACCAAATGGGGAGAAGTCGGCAAGGCTTTTATAGTTAAAGAAGCTT
Coding sequences:
- a CDS encoding AMP-binding protein; this translates as MELDWLKKWSQYAPHSVAIKDGETGREYTYKNAYELSMRGAHVLEKKYQIQRNDRVAILSTNEVEYYFLFFALQRLGAIMVPVNFRLTQREVEHIVTDCSPKLVIYQEAYEAAVKNLPTKTSSGDLQTCTLSAISRELGSLEANSSGYMEGVPKKEFVSDPEDAAMILYTSGTTGAPKGALISFKMLFWNSINTSLRLNISQKDCTIIFLPFFHTGGWNVLTNPFVHRGAKIVLLKKFDADQILNLAAKEKATILFGVPTTMDMMARSAAFKDTDLSNLRYAIVGGEPMPIDLIHTWHRKGIPIRQGYGLTEFGPNVFSLNEEDAIRKIGSIGFTNFYTEAKVVDGDGKELGPNEIGELVLQGPMCMNGYWKNEKATKETLKEGWLYTGDLVKKDEEGYYYVVGRKKDMYKSGGENVYPTEIEQVLRHYEGIKEVAVLGVPDTKWGEVGKAFIVKEASSKESEAKEVSSLDEAKLYSYCLQNLAKFKIPKHFVFVDELPKGESGKILKRKILELYPHKETSL